From one Gimesia sp. genomic stretch:
- a CDS encoding sialidase family protein: MPPFLQRLAKTCPPFLLMILSLLQITRAGDLQKTTLFSARDGQYHHYRIPGIIATSKGTLLAYCEARKTAGDWADIDSLMRRSTDGGQTWAKPQVIHNAKEETVNNVVAFNDAQTGQVHLLYCENYARCYYTQSNDDGQTFSPRVEITPVFEEFRKEYDWNVIATGPGHGIQLQNGRLLVPVWLSTGGKKHRPSCVSTIYSDDHGKTWHRGEIIVDQGAQIAGETIVNPSETVAVQLFNDKVLVNIRTESKPHRRLIAVSENGATGWTDKHFDPQLLEPVCMGSILRIPVSKSHPQNAIVFANPDNLEGSSKRRGPNRDRKNLTLQVSFNDCQTWSGKRVLEPGISGYSDLAALPDGTIVCFYEDGGLKNNGYDTTGLTVARFPLKWILED; this comes from the coding sequence ATGCCCCCTTTTCTCCAGCGCCTGGCGAAAACCTGTCCTCCGTTCCTGCTGATGATCTTGAGCCTGCTGCAGATCACTCGAGCAGGCGATCTGCAAAAGACGACGCTCTTTTCAGCCCGGGATGGTCAATATCACCACTATCGGATTCCGGGCATCATCGCCACCAGCAAAGGAACGTTGCTCGCTTACTGCGAAGCCCGCAAGACTGCTGGCGACTGGGCCGATATCGATAGTCTGATGCGTCGCAGTACCGATGGAGGACAGACCTGGGCAAAGCCACAGGTCATTCACAATGCGAAAGAAGAAACAGTCAACAATGTCGTTGCCTTCAACGATGCCCAGACCGGACAGGTGCATCTCCTCTATTGTGAAAACTATGCCCGCTGTTATTACACCCAAAGCAATGACGACGGACAGACCTTCAGCCCTCGCGTAGAAATCACCCCGGTCTTTGAAGAGTTCCGCAAAGAGTACGACTGGAATGTCATCGCCACTGGTCCCGGACATGGTATTCAACTACAAAACGGGCGGCTGCTGGTACCAGTCTGGCTATCCACCGGAGGGAAGAAACATCGACCTTCCTGTGTCTCCACCATCTATAGCGACGATCACGGCAAAACCTGGCATCGCGGTGAAATTATCGTCGACCAGGGAGCTCAGATCGCGGGCGAGACGATCGTGAATCCCAGCGAAACGGTTGCCGTCCAGCTGTTCAATGATAAAGTCCTCGTGAATATCCGCACCGAATCGAAGCCGCACCGGCGGTTGATTGCTGTCAGTGAGAACGGCGCGACCGGCTGGACGGACAAGCATTTTGATCCGCAACTGCTCGAACCGGTCTGTATGGGCAGTATTCTGCGTATCCCGGTGAGCAAGTCTCACCCCCAGAATGCCATCGTGTTTGCGAATCCCGATAACCTGGAAGGTTCCAGCAAACGTAGAGGTCCCAACCGGGACCGCAAAAACCTGACACTGCAGGTAAGCTTCAATGACTGCCAGACCTGGAGTGGCAAAAGAGTGCTTGAACCGGGGATCAGTGGCTATAGCGATCTGGCAGCCCTTCCGGATGGCACTATTGTCTGCTTCTACGAAGATGGCGGCCTGAAAAATAACGGTTACGACACAACCGGCTTGACAGTGGCTCGATTTCCATTGAAATGGATATTGGAGGATTGA
- a CDS encoding FAD-dependent oxidoreductase, with amino-acid sequence MPRSLTIVAALLCSLLVILSPLSAAEPDHRVDICVYGGTSGGVVAAVKAARLGKTAILIEPGQHLGGMSSGGVSFSDMGKSATVAGMAREFYERIGKKYGKQLETRLEPHVAETVFEEMIKEAGVKVIRGEPLQKVQKQGPRIVELTTEQGTRIAAEMFIDCTYEGDLLAAAGVSYSLTREANSQYNETLNGVQLYEIPQVHFGKYDKIGRRKDRRGLWDRAIPLDPYKIPGKPESGLLPLIEEGELGTIGEAAPGVQAYCFRLCVTDQPENRIPIAPPANYDPARYEIVARYIAACEKAGDDMDLRWFTKHDALPNGKFDFNTAYFGLNYVGGNKGYSEASHAERQQIIKEHENYARGLFYFLKTDKRVPQKVSDQVSRYGLCKDEFQDNGGWPHQLYIRESRRMVSDLVMTEHYCRHQVVAPKSVGLASYGIDIHEIRRIVHNGVMVREGKLLGHHSTRGPYPIGFDAIVPKPEECDNLLVTFAISASHVAFGSTRMEPVLMILSQSAATAASQAIDVGCSIQDVNYQRLRTQLLADGQLLDWPSPVQNGKSTARVIVNPETLPGIVLDDSDAKFTGSWAESNGQPSPIGRNYSHDGNKDRGQKSARFTPEIKQSGDYEVRLLYTWHPNRSTQVPVTIQSADGKKTVIINQRQPALVKQVPVSLGTFHFKAGQPASITVSNQGADGYVVVDGLQLLPVKIAEAERAGKRKSGYPQLTMEAKPKFRQPNAAQAAQVAFSPLAEQTLPRTAGESTRHSVEPVQLALSANADEVAGKSYDLVVIGGTGGGVATAVRAAREGCSVLLVQHNGHIGGMMTNGLMQWDALYGGPRSPLFSELLENIENYYIDTFGRDSRDHQTIRYTHEKYPIGWAEPHVAEREYNRLVAQEKNITLLLHHYPTDVDRQGVLIKSVTLCRYGTPETIQVKGTTFVDATYEGDLFALADVPYRVGREARDEYKEPHAGKVFVNIDGHRPESVVKERLNIRVYGARQGSIDPTSPLSADGAVQAYNYRFCVTSDPANRLPIPKPASYDRADYLAFHRRYIPASQGPNHKSHVNSPIMPGHNHAYPEADWPTREKIIQQHLDFGLGLMWFLQHDESIPETKRQEYLKWGLPKDEYADYDHVPYEMYVREARRIVGRQVFNENDGMLADGYHRTPIHQDSIAVTDWYMDSHSCTTDSRPGFKYDGKLILTEESRPSQIPYRALLPQGVDNLLVPVCLSATHIAWGAIRLEPVFLSTGEAAGYAAALAKQQGTTPADLNPDLLLKTLVRRRQLVSFFNDLKVNNSDPSIPAAQYFATKGFFNDYDARLNEPLTQAVREVWERGLRQLEQGTLNPHQLAAKVQQAEEQKSPTSGETRGAFLLEARSRIEPRSS; translated from the coding sequence ATGCCTCGTTCCCTTACTATTGTTGCTGCGCTTCTCTGCAGCCTCCTCGTAATCCTGTCTCCTCTCTCTGCTGCCGAACCAGACCACAGAGTCGACATCTGCGTCTATGGCGGCACCTCTGGTGGTGTCGTTGCAGCTGTCAAAGCAGCCCGTCTTGGTAAGACCGCCATCCTGATCGAACCGGGCCAGCACCTGGGCGGCATGAGTTCCGGTGGAGTCAGCTTCTCTGATATGGGAAAGTCAGCCACGGTGGCTGGCATGGCCCGCGAGTTCTACGAACGGATCGGTAAGAAATATGGCAAGCAGCTGGAAACACGATTGGAGCCACACGTCGCAGAAACGGTCTTTGAAGAAATGATCAAAGAAGCCGGCGTAAAAGTCATCCGGGGAGAACCACTACAGAAAGTTCAAAAGCAGGGACCACGGATCGTGGAACTGACCACAGAGCAGGGGACCCGCATCGCGGCAGAAATGTTTATCGACTGCACCTATGAAGGCGATCTGCTGGCCGCAGCCGGCGTCTCTTATTCTCTGACCCGCGAAGCCAATTCACAATACAACGAAACATTGAACGGCGTGCAGCTGTATGAAATTCCTCAAGTCCATTTTGGTAAGTATGACAAAATCGGCCGCCGCAAAGACCGGCGGGGGCTCTGGGATCGTGCCATCCCCCTCGATCCATACAAAATCCCTGGTAAACCGGAAAGCGGTCTGCTACCCCTGATCGAGGAAGGAGAACTGGGAACAATCGGTGAAGCTGCTCCTGGAGTGCAGGCTTACTGCTTCCGTTTATGTGTGACCGATCAACCGGAGAACCGGATTCCGATCGCGCCTCCTGCCAACTATGACCCGGCCCGTTACGAGATCGTGGCTCGCTATATCGCAGCCTGTGAGAAAGCGGGCGACGACATGGACCTCCGCTGGTTTACCAAGCACGATGCTCTCCCCAACGGCAAATTCGATTTCAACACCGCCTATTTCGGTTTGAACTATGTCGGCGGTAACAAGGGGTACAGTGAAGCCTCGCACGCCGAGCGGCAGCAGATCATCAAGGAACACGAAAACTACGCCCGCGGCCTCTTTTATTTTCTGAAGACAGACAAACGCGTCCCGCAGAAAGTAAGTGACCAGGTCAGCCGCTACGGGCTCTGTAAAGACGAATTCCAGGACAACGGAGGTTGGCCGCACCAGCTCTACATTCGCGAATCACGGCGGATGGTCTCTGACCTGGTGATGACCGAGCATTACTGTCGCCACCAGGTGGTCGCTCCGAAATCGGTCGGTCTGGCCTCGTACGGCATCGACATCCACGAAATCCGCCGGATCGTGCACAACGGAGTGATGGTGCGGGAAGGTAAACTGCTGGGGCACCACAGCACCCGCGGCCCCTATCCGATCGGCTTTGACGCGATCGTCCCCAAGCCGGAAGAATGCGACAACCTGCTGGTCACCTTCGCGATCTCCGCCAGTCATGTGGCTTTCGGCTCGACTCGCATGGAACCGGTGCTGATGATCCTCAGCCAGTCCGCCGCAACTGCCGCCAGTCAGGCCATCGACGTGGGTTGCTCAATTCAGGATGTGAATTACCAGCGACTCCGCACCCAACTGCTGGCTGACGGACAGCTGCTCGACTGGCCCTCCCCGGTTCAGAACGGTAAGTCGACTGCACGAGTGATCGTAAACCCCGAAACACTACCGGGCATCGTACTCGACGACTCCGACGCCAAATTCACAGGTAGTTGGGCGGAGAGCAACGGTCAGCCTTCACCAATCGGCAGGAACTATTCCCACGATGGAAACAAGGACCGGGGCCAGAAGTCGGCCCGGTTCACTCCTGAAATCAAACAGTCAGGCGACTATGAAGTCCGGCTGCTCTATACCTGGCATCCGAACCGCTCCACACAAGTTCCGGTGACAATTCAGAGTGCCGACGGCAAGAAAACTGTCATTATCAATCAGCGTCAGCCAGCGCTAGTCAAACAGGTGCCGGTTTCGCTGGGAACCTTTCACTTTAAAGCAGGACAGCCAGCCTCCATCACAGTTTCCAATCAGGGGGCCGACGGCTATGTCGTCGTCGATGGTCTGCAGTTGCTACCGGTGAAAATCGCTGAAGCAGAACGGGCGGGGAAACGAAAATCGGGATACCCTCAGCTGACAATGGAAGCCAAACCGAAATTCCGTCAGCCCAACGCAGCCCAGGCAGCACAGGTCGCCTTCTCCCCACTCGCAGAACAAACCTTACCCCGTACAGCCGGTGAATCGACGCGTCACTCCGTTGAACCGGTGCAGCTGGCACTGTCTGCGAACGCGGATGAAGTCGCCGGGAAATCGTATGACCTCGTCGTGATCGGCGGAACCGGGGGCGGTGTGGCAACAGCGGTGCGGGCGGCCCGCGAAGGGTGTTCGGTCCTGCTGGTACAGCACAACGGGCATATCGGCGGAATGATGACCAACGGTCTGATGCAGTGGGACGCCCTGTATGGTGGGCCACGTTCCCCGCTGTTCAGCGAGCTGTTGGAAAACATCGAAAACTACTATATCGACACCTTCGGCCGCGACTCGCGCGATCATCAGACCATCCGTTACACTCACGAAAAATATCCGATCGGCTGGGCTGAACCGCACGTCGCCGAGCGGGAGTACAACCGGCTGGTGGCGCAAGAGAAAAACATCACGCTGCTCCTGCACCACTACCCGACGGACGTCGATCGCCAGGGCGTTCTCATCAAATCAGTCACCCTCTGCCGATACGGCACGCCCGAAACGATTCAGGTAAAAGGAACCACGTTTGTTGATGCCACCTATGAAGGGGATCTGTTCGCGCTGGCCGACGTCCCTTACCGCGTGGGTCGCGAAGCCCGCGATGAATATAAGGAGCCACACGCGGGCAAAGTCTTCGTCAACATTGACGGTCATCGGCCAGAGAGCGTCGTGAAAGAGAGGCTCAACATCCGCGTCTATGGTGCCCGTCAGGGGAGCATCGATCCCACCAGCCCATTATCAGCGGATGGCGCAGTGCAGGCATATAACTACCGGTTCTGTGTGACGTCCGATCCCGCCAACCGGCTGCCGATCCCAAAGCCGGCGAGTTATGATCGTGCAGACTACCTGGCCTTTCACCGTCGGTACATCCCGGCGAGCCAGGGGCCAAACCACAAATCACACGTCAACAGCCCGATCATGCCCGGTCATAACCATGCCTATCCCGAAGCCGACTGGCCGACCCGCGAGAAGATCATCCAGCAGCACCTCGACTTCGGCCTGGGACTGATGTGGTTCCTGCAGCACGATGAATCAATCCCGGAAACCAAACGACAGGAGTACCTTAAATGGGGGCTGCCCAAAGACGAATACGCCGACTATGATCACGTGCCTTACGAAATGTACGTCCGCGAAGCACGGCGGATCGTGGGCCGGCAAGTCTTCAACGAAAATGACGGGATGCTGGCGGATGGCTACCATCGCACACCGATCCACCAGGACAGCATCGCGGTGACCGACTGGTACATGGACTCGCACTCCTGCACAACCGACAGCCGCCCCGGCTTCAAATATGACGGCAAACTGATCCTGACCGAAGAGTCCCGCCCGTCTCAGATTCCATATCGCGCACTGTTGCCGCAGGGGGTCGACAATCTGCTGGTGCCGGTCTGCCTCTCCGCGACCCACATCGCCTGGGGCGCAATCCGCCTGGAACCGGTCTTTCTCTCCACAGGCGAAGCCGCTGGTTACGCCGCCGCCTTGGCAAAGCAGCAGGGAACCACGCCTGCGGATCTCAATCCCGACCTGCTACTGAAAACGCTGGTCCGCCGCCGGCAGCTGGTCAGTTTCTTCAACGACCTGAAAGTCAACAACTCAGATCCCTCAATCCCCGCCGCCCAGTACTTCGCCACCAAAGGCTTCTTCAACGACTATGACGCCCGTCTGAACGAACCACTGACGCAAGCAGTCCGCGAAGTGTGGGAGCGGGGGCTGAGACAGCTGGAGCAGGGAACGCTGAATCCCCACCAACTGGCTGCAAAGGTTCAGCAGGCGGAAGAACAAAAATCGCCGACGTCAGGGGAGACGCGCGGGGCATTTTTATTAGAAGCACGGAGCAGAATTGAACCACGGTCTTCCTGA
- a CDS encoding MBL fold metallo-hydrolase produces MFDFDTPTVNEIAADVFRIGCYAPALDLQFNYFLVRDDAPLLFTTGYKSSFSLVQQAVAQVMDPAKLRYIAFSHFESDECGALNQWLDVAPEAEPVCSLVSAMVNINDFAIRPPKGMVDGEQLNTGKYQYRFCSTAQLPHGWDAGLLYEETQGTLFCSDLFHQGGNVDALTESDLSEQVLAAMQQMQAGPLADYIPYTKQTGRILNRLADLKPKTLAIMHGSSFAGDGEQAFRDLSTAMKSVFG; encoded by the coding sequence ATGTTCGACTTCGATACCCCCACCGTTAATGAAATTGCTGCGGATGTGTTTCGGATTGGCTGTTATGCGCCGGCCTTGGATCTGCAATTTAATTATTTCCTGGTGCGGGATGACGCGCCGCTGCTGTTTACGACCGGGTATAAGTCCAGCTTTTCACTGGTACAGCAAGCGGTCGCGCAGGTGATGGATCCGGCAAAACTGCGGTACATCGCCTTCAGTCATTTTGAGTCGGATGAATGCGGGGCGCTCAACCAGTGGCTGGACGTGGCGCCCGAGGCGGAGCCGGTCTGCAGCCTGGTCTCGGCGATGGTGAATATCAACGACTTCGCGATCCGACCGCCCAAAGGGATGGTCGACGGCGAGCAACTTAACACGGGCAAATATCAGTACCGCTTCTGCTCGACCGCGCAGCTGCCGCACGGCTGGGACGCGGGTCTGCTCTATGAAGAGACTCAGGGGACGCTGTTCTGTTCGGACCTGTTTCACCAGGGAGGGAATGTGGATGCGCTCACCGAAAGCGATCTGTCAGAACAGGTGCTGGCGGCGATGCAGCAGATGCAGGCGGGACCGCTGGCCGATTATATCCCCTACACGAAACAGACGGGCCGAATTCTCAACCGTCTGGCGGACCTGAAACCCAAAACGCTGGCAATTATGCACGGTTCCAGTTTCGCCGGAGATGGGGAACAGGCCTTTCGGGATCTGTCGACCGCGATGAAGTCGGTCTTCGGTTGA
- a CDS encoding alpha/beta hydrolase, protein MRFTNISLRVLAVCAFVASSYPVWAADEKPQPDERLQQLLKRFPAADKNKDGILTRDEARAYRLQMQKRQGRPVNSVKPTHADVKYGDHARNVLDFYQAKSDQPTPLVVYIHGGGFVGGSKRVNPGFLQQCLDAGISVAAIHYRFIDGEKVLLPEPQRDGARAVQFLRSKSKEWNIDPKRVACFGGSAGAGISMWIAFHDDLAKPDSDDPIERESTRIQAVGTFGGQSTYDPIKIKALVGGRAWEHPSIFKAYGVDTAEEALHPTPEQQKRYDESSAIMHLTKDDPPLYMVYSEADGPLPANARPGQGIHHPNFGRDLVKKMNELEIDNVFIYTPEAKGRNPQREMLEFFQKQFAKVK, encoded by the coding sequence ATGCGTTTCACAAATATCAGTCTCCGCGTCCTTGCCGTCTGCGCTTTTGTGGCTAGTTCGTATCCCGTCTGGGCAGCCGATGAAAAACCACAGCCGGACGAGCGGCTGCAGCAACTGCTAAAACGCTTTCCGGCGGCTGACAAAAACAAGGATGGTATTCTCACCCGAGACGAAGCGCGGGCCTATCGCCTGCAAATGCAGAAACGTCAGGGGAGACCGGTCAATTCTGTCAAACCAACCCACGCCGATGTGAAATACGGTGACCATGCACGGAACGTACTCGACTTCTACCAGGCCAAATCGGATCAGCCGACTCCCCTGGTCGTCTACATTCACGGCGGAGGATTTGTAGGAGGCAGTAAGCGGGTGAATCCCGGCTTCCTACAGCAGTGTCTGGACGCCGGCATCAGCGTCGCTGCGATTCACTACCGCTTTATTGACGGGGAAAAAGTCCTGCTTCCCGAGCCACAGCGCGACGGAGCTCGAGCCGTGCAGTTTCTTCGCAGCAAATCAAAAGAGTGGAACATTGACCCGAAGCGGGTGGCCTGCTTTGGAGGCTCCGCCGGCGCCGGGATTTCAATGTGGATCGCCTTTCACGACGACCTGGCTAAACCGGACAGCGACGATCCCATTGAACGCGAATCGACCCGCATTCAGGCGGTCGGCACCTTTGGCGGACAGAGCACATACGATCCGATCAAAATCAAAGCTCTGGTAGGTGGCCGGGCCTGGGAGCACCCTTCGATCTTCAAAGCTTACGGCGTGGACACAGCAGAAGAGGCCCTGCATCCCACTCCGGAACAGCAGAAACGCTACGACGAATCATCTGCGATCATGCATCTGACGAAAGACGATCCACCACTCTACATGGTCTACAGCGAAGCAGACGGCCCCCTGCCCGCCAACGCCCGCCCCGGCCAGGGTATCCATCACCCCAACTTCGGGCGTGATCTGGTGAAAAAGATGAACGAACTCGAAATCGACAACGTCTTCATCTACACACCGGAAGCCAAAGGCCGCAATCCTCAACGCGAAATGCTGGAGTTCTTCCAGAAGCAGTTCGCGAAGGTGAAATAA
- a CDS encoding DUF1598 domain-containing protein encodes MKLLSYLQSKRNLYRLGVMLCLTICLTSVSLAQTNNGGNNNGNNTNNQNNNQNAGGITIDAKGVISAPFQITLNSKQLNQKRLQALAAQALPADVNQKSEFRKVSLVQLEKVCQEYKTKNEPLPPEVQYLAGLWRIDYLFVDRENHDLVIAGPAEGFATNAQNRVVCVNSGRPPIRLDDLVVALQSQEQDLVTGCSFDAKQENLARMHEYIRRTNNASSTATAVSRFRTMAQILGMQDVTVTGVPAGSHYARVLVEADYMLKRISIGLEPSGIREIKSHLATLRGGGNSTQRWWFTPLYDAFTTTADRDAFQLSGQRLQMMSQEEFVSQAGQRTEASETRNSTTRYAQQFTKYFAKLADLHPTFAELQSITDLTVLAALIRKERLDDQVGWDHRFFLAESDYLIPQGNIPTQVPTAMNYKKAGRLMICLVGGGVTINARSLLRQTEFVTMRDNSLTERKQSIQRGVGNLKSRWWWD; translated from the coding sequence ATGAAACTCCTCTCTTACTTACAAAGCAAACGAAATCTATACCGGCTCGGGGTAATGCTCTGTCTGACGATCTGCCTCACTTCAGTCAGTCTGGCTCAAACCAATAACGGAGGCAACAATAACGGTAACAACACCAATAACCAGAACAACAATCAGAATGCTGGTGGGATCACCATTGATGCGAAAGGTGTCATTTCGGCGCCGTTTCAGATCACGTTGAACAGCAAGCAACTGAACCAGAAACGGCTACAAGCCCTGGCGGCCCAGGCTCTACCTGCAGACGTCAATCAAAAGTCGGAGTTCCGCAAGGTTTCACTGGTGCAGTTGGAGAAAGTCTGCCAGGAATATAAAACAAAAAATGAGCCACTGCCTCCCGAGGTGCAATATCTGGCAGGGCTGTGGCGAATTGATTACCTGTTTGTCGATCGGGAGAACCATGATCTGGTAATCGCTGGCCCGGCAGAGGGCTTTGCAACGAATGCACAGAACCGAGTGGTCTGTGTGAATTCAGGGAGGCCACCGATCCGACTGGACGACCTGGTTGTGGCACTGCAATCTCAGGAACAAGACCTGGTGACTGGCTGTTCGTTTGATGCGAAACAGGAAAACCTGGCGCGGATGCATGAATATATTCGCAGAACAAACAACGCCTCTTCGACGGCGACCGCGGTAAGCCGTTTCCGCACCATGGCTCAGATCCTGGGGATGCAGGACGTGACCGTGACTGGAGTGCCGGCAGGTTCTCATTATGCTCGGGTACTGGTTGAAGCGGACTACATGTTGAAACGAATTTCGATTGGCCTGGAGCCCTCGGGAATTCGTGAGATCAAAAGTCACCTCGCGACCCTGCGGGGTGGAGGCAACAGCACTCAGCGATGGTGGTTCACACCCCTCTATGATGCATTCACAACTACAGCAGACCGGGATGCATTTCAGCTCTCCGGACAGCGCTTACAGATGATGTCCCAGGAGGAGTTTGTTAGCCAGGCGGGACAGCGAACAGAAGCTTCAGAGACCCGAAATTCAACAACCCGGTATGCGCAGCAGTTCACAAAATATTTCGCAAAACTGGCAGACCTGCACCCCACATTTGCCGAGCTCCAGTCAATCACCGACCTCACTGTGCTGGCGGCGTTGATCCGGAAAGAACGACTCGACGATCAGGTGGGATGGGATCATCGGTTCTTTCTTGCTGAATCTGATTATCTGATCCCTCAGGGAAATATTCCCACACAAGTACCAACGGCGATGAATTATAAGAAAGCAGGGCGTTTGATGATCTGCCTCGTCGGAGGTGGTGTGACGATCAATGCTCGATCTTTACTGCGTCAGACTGAGTTTGTAACGATGCGGGATAATTCACTGACTGAACGAAAACAATCTATTCAACGAGGTGTAGGCAACCTGAAATCCCGCTGGTGGTGGGATTGA
- a CDS encoding arylsulfatase, translated as MKPNVLLIMTDDQGWGDVRLHDNPLIETPNQDLLAQQGAQFERFFVSPVCAPTRAALLTGRYSLRTGVHGVTRGFENMRGEEVTIAEILKSDGYATGAFGKWHNGRHYPMHPNGQGFDEFFGFCGGHWNSYFDTNLEHNRQPVKSEGYITDVLTDKAIDFIKQNQEQPFFCYVPYNAPHSPWIVPEKYWNKYADKGLDDKARCAYAMVDCVDVNLGRLLKTLDELKLADNTIVLFLTDNGPNSNRYNGDMRGRKGSIHEGGIRVPLFVRYQGKIEPGTVVKPIAAHIDILPTLLEFCDVESTSGVPVDGKSLVPLLTKSAEAKWPERMLFVDRLFRNSIPGTELPVGSVRTDRWRAAYERNKWSLYDIQVDPGEKIDVSKENPKALNRLKTAYSKWFQDVSELGFEPIPIPVGHPKTTTTSLPANESFLKPEAGQGINYSGKGHNGYANSWLEDWTDTGANAVWHLEVLTPGTYTATLKYTCAKTDVGCQIAVETGDQSLSATISKPHDPPKIGNQDRVEQSDNYQRKDWAELKLGTLELKKGTCDLKLTGIKKPGNELIDVKGIELMRLQ; from the coding sequence GTGAAACCGAATGTGCTGTTGATTATGACTGATGACCAGGGATGGGGGGACGTCCGGCTGCATGATAATCCGTTGATTGAGACGCCAAACCAGGATCTACTGGCGCAACAGGGAGCCCAATTTGAGCGGTTCTTTGTTTCGCCCGTCTGTGCCCCGACTCGAGCCGCACTCTTGACGGGACGCTATAGTCTGCGGACGGGCGTGCACGGTGTGACCCGCGGTTTCGAGAACATGCGCGGGGAAGAGGTCACGATTGCTGAGATTCTGAAATCAGACGGATATGCAACCGGTGCCTTTGGGAAATGGCATAACGGGCGACATTATCCGATGCATCCCAACGGCCAGGGATTTGACGAGTTCTTCGGTTTCTGTGGAGGTCACTGGAACAGTTATTTCGACACGAACCTGGAACATAATCGACAGCCGGTTAAATCAGAGGGCTACATCACAGATGTACTGACTGACAAGGCGATCGATTTCATCAAACAAAATCAGGAACAGCCGTTCTTCTGTTATGTCCCTTATAACGCACCGCATTCGCCCTGGATCGTTCCAGAGAAATACTGGAACAAGTATGCCGACAAAGGTCTGGATGACAAAGCACGTTGTGCCTACGCCATGGTGGATTGTGTGGATGTAAATCTAGGTCGATTACTCAAAACCCTGGATGAATTGAAGCTGGCTGACAACACCATTGTACTGTTCCTGACAGACAACGGCCCGAACAGCAATCGGTACAATGGTGATATGCGCGGTCGCAAGGGCTCGATCCACGAGGGAGGTATTCGCGTACCGCTGTTCGTACGGTACCAGGGAAAAATCGAGCCTGGGACAGTCGTCAAGCCGATCGCCGCACACATTGACATTCTGCCAACGCTGCTGGAATTCTGTGACGTGGAGTCAACATCTGGAGTTCCCGTGGATGGCAAAAGCCTTGTGCCGCTGTTGACCAAGTCTGCTGAAGCGAAATGGCCAGAGCGAATGCTATTTGTCGATCGTCTGTTCCGCAATTCGATTCCGGGAACGGAGCTTCCCGTTGGATCAGTGCGTACCGATCGCTGGCGAGCTGCATATGAGCGAAACAAGTGGAGCCTGTATGACATACAAGTAGACCCGGGAGAGAAAATCGATGTCTCTAAAGAGAACCCGAAGGCTCTAAATCGATTGAAGACAGCTTACAGCAAGTGGTTTCAGGATGTATCAGAACTCGGCTTTGAGCCGATACCCATTCCTGTAGGACATCCCAAAACAACGACAACATCTCTGCCGGCAAATGAATCATTTCTGAAACCGGAAGCCGGGCAGGGGATTAACTACAGTGGCAAAGGACACAATGGTTACGCTAACAGCTGGCTCGAAGACTGGACCGACACCGGAGCAAATGCGGTCTGGCACCTGGAAGTATTAACACCCGGAACTTATACAGCAACTCTGAAATACACCTGTGCCAAAACTGATGTGGGTTGCCAGATTGCCGTGGAAACCGGTGACCAGAGTCTGAGTGCGACAATTTCCAAGCCTCACGACCCGCCCAAGATAGGAAACCAGGATCGGGTTGAGCAGTCAGATAACTATCAGCGAAAAGACTGGGCGGAGCTCAAGCTAGGCACATTGGAACTGAAAAAAGGCACCTGCGATCTCAAACTCACAGGTATCAAAAAGCCAGGCAATGAACTGATCGACGTTAAGGGGATTGAGCTGATGCGTCTGCAGTGA